The Esox lucius isolate fEsoLuc1 chromosome 5, fEsoLuc1.pri, whole genome shotgun sequence genome includes a region encoding these proteins:
- the LOC105028842 gene encoding uncharacterized protein LOC105028842 isoform X6, translated as MDGDETTVLQQAIGVLRNILTSSDTISSIEQQRTCSSAPNVVHSAAEREMRQLFRPGGNSQVSATGLAAHTTQEQTGGSRQSLRYQTQQHLGNWGSRQRKRAKIQHHNTFNKDVILLTKPSSSVVVKHLTKQRLHEHGHILNGFEFQKSWDLKTVTEQIRDAFGEKLSAEVSLEFLMACGNRLISPKLRAGQELDANLIHKVYKSKALYLRPSKPILVLEDDPFKDDSSDDNNSCSNRQLRSSSLMEARHSYASSDSLTSPTTASPSNSTSAVQSFASSFGCEVFSIHTPASSYHSNISPNTTISASGSSNQLPVCPSTSQPSTLPFGGTTSVDPTLVLTWPNSTSSPYQSSTSASHSSELPSTSTHHQATNYDNYLSIMSVLSDLSSDEEELNQAILASLHSERTTGCWMPAREILQDLATKITQQKRCKFNINRSTVLDGAIRGFKRRTYDPCHTISVRFSDDMGVPEEAVDLGGPRREFLTLLMEALPRSQMFKGEEGKMNLSLDSTAMREDRYFIAGRAIAVSLVHGGPPAGFLSPTLFSCLADGPELAKPVLADVADSDLRDKIKRVIECKTFEELLATTEPLEEYLANAGCLRPLRKLEDKNLLVDDILMFQVMHRVRGPFERQHV; from the exons ATGGACGGAGATGAGACAACCGTTTTGCAGCAAGCCATTGGAgttttaagaaatattttaaCATCCTCTGACACTATTTCTTCAATTGAGCAGCAAAGGACATGCTCATCTGCACCTAACGTTGTTCACAGCGCGGCAGAAAGGGAAATGAGACAACTTTTCAGACCAGGGGGCAACTCACAAGTTAGTGCTACAGGCCTAGCAGCTCACACTACACAAGAACAAACTGGAGGATCACGGCAGTCTTTGCGGTATCAAACGCAGCAGCACTTAGGCAATTGGGGCTCTCGTCAGAGGAAAAG GGCCAAAATTCAACATCACAATACTTTCAACAAAGATGTCATCCTTCTTACAAAGCCATCAAGCAGTGTCGTCGTCAAGCATCTCACTAAACAACGGTTACACGAACACGGACATATACTGAATGGGTTTGAATTCCAGAAGTCTTGGGACCTGAAGACTGTCACTGAACAAATAAGGGATGCCTTTGGAGAAAAACTGTCTGCTGAAGTGAG CCTTGAGTTTCTGATGGCATGTGGCAACAGATTGATTTCCCCCAAACTGCGTGCTGGACAGGAACTGGATGCAAATCTCATTCACAAAGTATATAAATCGAAAGCCCTATACCTCAGACCATCAAAGCCAATTTTG GTACTGGAGGATGATCCTTTCAAGGATGATAGCAGCGATGACAACAATTCTTGTTCCAATCGCCAACTGCGGTCCTCATCTCTAATGGAAGCTAGACACTCTTATGCATCTTCAGACAGTTTGACCAGTCCTACAACTGCCTCCCCATCAAACAGTACTTCTGCAGTTCAGTCTTTTGCCTCATCATTTGGATGTGAAGTGTTCTCCATTCATACTCCAGCCTCGTCCTACCACAGCAATATCTCACCTAACACCACCATTTCAGCAAGCGGTTCTTCTAATCAACTGCCAGTATGTCCTTCCACCAGTCAACCTTCTACCCTACCATTTGGAGGAACAACTTCAGTTGATCCAACCCTGGTACTGACTTGGCCAAACAGTACAAGCTCACCCTACCAAAGTAGCACTTCAGCAAGTCATTCCTCTGAGTTACCCTCTACCTCAACACACCATCAAGCAACAAACTATGATAACTACCTTTCAATAATGTCTGTACTGTCTGATCTTTCCTCTGATGAGGAGGAACTGAACCAGGCTATACTAGCAAGCTTGCATAGTGAAAG GACCACAGGATGTTGGATGCCAGCAAGAGAGATCTTGCAAGATCTTGCAACAAAAATAACCCAACAGAAGAGATGCAAGTTTAACATTAACCGATCAACAGTCTTGGATGGAGCCATCAGAGGTTTTAAACGAAGGACATATGATCCATGCCACACTATTTCTGTCAGATTTTCTGATGATATGGGAGTACCTGAAGAGGCTGTGGACTTGGGTGGACCAAGAAGGGAATTTCTAACACTGCTTATGGAAGCTTTGCCCAGATCTCAAATGTTTAAGGGAGAAGAAGGCAAAATGAACTTGTCCTTAGACAGTACTG CCATGAGAGAGGACCGGTACTTCATTGCAGGCAGGGCCATCGCAGTAAGCCTTGTACACGGTGGACCTCCCGCAGGCTTTCTGTCTCCAACCCTCTTCTCTTGCCTTGCTGACGGCCCAGAATTGGCAAAGCCAGTATTGGCAGATGTTGCAGATAGTGACCTACGTGACAAAATCAAAAGG GTCATAGagtgtaaaacatttgaagaactGCTAGCAACCACAGAGCCACTTGAGGAGTATTTGGCCAATGCTGGCTGCCTGAGGCCGCTGAGAAAGTTGGAAGACAAGAACTTGCTTGTAGACGACATCCTGATGTTTCAAGTGATGCACAGAGTGCGTGGTCCTTTCGAGAG GCAACATGTGTAA
- the LOC105028842 gene encoding uncharacterized protein LOC105028842 isoform X5 — protein sequence MDGDETTVLQQAIGVLRNILTSSDTISSIEQQRTCSSAPNVVHSAAEREMRQLFRPGGNSQVSATGLAAHTTQEQTGGSRQSLRYQTQQHLGNWGSRQRKRAKIQHHNTFNKDVILLTKPSSSVVVKHLTKQRLHEHGHILNGFEFQKSWDLKTVTEQIRDAFGEKLSAEVSLEFLMACGNRLISPKLRAGQELDANLIHKVYKSKALYLRPSKPILVLEDDPFKDDSSDDNNSCSNRQLRSSSLMEARHSYASSDSLTSPTTASPSNSTSAVQSFASSFGCEVFSIHTPASSYHSNISPNTTISASGSSNQLPVCPSTSQPSTLPFGGTTSVDPTLVLTWPNSTSSPYQSSTSASHSSELPSTSTHHQATNYDNYLSIMSVLSDLSSDEEELNQAILASLHSERTTGCWMPAREILQDLATKITQQKRCKFNINRSTVLDGAIRGFKRRTYDPCHTISVRFSDDMGVPEEAVDLGGPRREFLTLLMEALPRSQMFKGEEGKMNLSLDSTAMREDRYFIAGRAIAVSLVHGGPPAGFLSPTLFSCLADGPELAKPVLADVADSDLRDKIKRVIECKTFEELLATTEPLEEYLANAGCLRPLRKLEDKNLLVDDILMFQVMHRVRGPFERSRACCHDVLVFY from the exons ATGGACGGAGATGAGACAACCGTTTTGCAGCAAGCCATTGGAgttttaagaaatattttaaCATCCTCTGACACTATTTCTTCAATTGAGCAGCAAAGGACATGCTCATCTGCACCTAACGTTGTTCACAGCGCGGCAGAAAGGGAAATGAGACAACTTTTCAGACCAGGGGGCAACTCACAAGTTAGTGCTACAGGCCTAGCAGCTCACACTACACAAGAACAAACTGGAGGATCACGGCAGTCTTTGCGGTATCAAACGCAGCAGCACTTAGGCAATTGGGGCTCTCGTCAGAGGAAAAG GGCCAAAATTCAACATCACAATACTTTCAACAAAGATGTCATCCTTCTTACAAAGCCATCAAGCAGTGTCGTCGTCAAGCATCTCACTAAACAACGGTTACACGAACACGGACATATACTGAATGGGTTTGAATTCCAGAAGTCTTGGGACCTGAAGACTGTCACTGAACAAATAAGGGATGCCTTTGGAGAAAAACTGTCTGCTGAAGTGAG CCTTGAGTTTCTGATGGCATGTGGCAACAGATTGATTTCCCCCAAACTGCGTGCTGGACAGGAACTGGATGCAAATCTCATTCACAAAGTATATAAATCGAAAGCCCTATACCTCAGACCATCAAAGCCAATTTTG GTACTGGAGGATGATCCTTTCAAGGATGATAGCAGCGATGACAACAATTCTTGTTCCAATCGCCAACTGCGGTCCTCATCTCTAATGGAAGCTAGACACTCTTATGCATCTTCAGACAGTTTGACCAGTCCTACAACTGCCTCCCCATCAAACAGTACTTCTGCAGTTCAGTCTTTTGCCTCATCATTTGGATGTGAAGTGTTCTCCATTCATACTCCAGCCTCGTCCTACCACAGCAATATCTCACCTAACACCACCATTTCAGCAAGCGGTTCTTCTAATCAACTGCCAGTATGTCCTTCCACCAGTCAACCTTCTACCCTACCATTTGGAGGAACAACTTCAGTTGATCCAACCCTGGTACTGACTTGGCCAAACAGTACAAGCTCACCCTACCAAAGTAGCACTTCAGCAAGTCATTCCTCTGAGTTACCCTCTACCTCAACACACCATCAAGCAACAAACTATGATAACTACCTTTCAATAATGTCTGTACTGTCTGATCTTTCCTCTGATGAGGAGGAACTGAACCAGGCTATACTAGCAAGCTTGCATAGTGAAAG GACCACAGGATGTTGGATGCCAGCAAGAGAGATCTTGCAAGATCTTGCAACAAAAATAACCCAACAGAAGAGATGCAAGTTTAACATTAACCGATCAACAGTCTTGGATGGAGCCATCAGAGGTTTTAAACGAAGGACATATGATCCATGCCACACTATTTCTGTCAGATTTTCTGATGATATGGGAGTACCTGAAGAGGCTGTGGACTTGGGTGGACCAAGAAGGGAATTTCTAACACTGCTTATGGAAGCTTTGCCCAGATCTCAAATGTTTAAGGGAGAAGAAGGCAAAATGAACTTGTCCTTAGACAGTACTG CCATGAGAGAGGACCGGTACTTCATTGCAGGCAGGGCCATCGCAGTAAGCCTTGTACACGGTGGACCTCCCGCAGGCTTTCTGTCTCCAACCCTCTTCTCTTGCCTTGCTGACGGCCCAGAATTGGCAAAGCCAGTATTGGCAGATGTTGCAGATAGTGACCTACGTGACAAAATCAAAAGG GTCATAGagtgtaaaacatttgaagaactGCTAGCAACCACAGAGCCACTTGAGGAGTATTTGGCCAATGCTGGCTGCCTGAGGCCGCTGAGAAAGTTGGAAGACAAGAACTTGCTTGTAGACGACATCCTGATGTTTCAAGTGATGCACAGAGTGCGTGGTCCTTTCGAGAG GAGCAGGGCGTGTTGCCATGATGTCCTGGTATTTTACTAA
- the LOC105028842 gene encoding tripartite motif-containing protein 29 isoform X8: protein MADCCSICLNILRDPVTIPCGHSYCIKCYLYRENDKGIYRCPQCGQTFIPSPVLNRNTKFAELEENLKKTRLQATPPDHHYAGPEYVDCDSCTGRKLKAFKSCLVCLASYCEIHLQPHYDVAPLKKHKLVQASTKLQEKICSHHDKLLEIYCLTDEQCICYLCMLDEHKGHDTVSAASAWTEKQKHLLEEHQKFQLRIKEKEEKIQELRNALDSLKHSAQAAVEDSERIFTELIHSFRKRHSELKELIRAQEKAEVSRAEGLLEQLEQEVSEMRRRDVELKQLSHTEDNIHFLQNFQSLSVAHGSEYLLNITIYPNICFEHVKKSISELN from the exons ATGGCAGATTGTTGTTCAATCTGTCTGAATATACTGAGGGATCCAGTGACTATTCCATGTGGACACAGTTACTGTATTAAGTGTTACTTGTATCGGGAAAATGACAAAGGAATCTACAGATGCCCCCAGTGTGGACAGACCTTCATACCAAGTCCTGTTCTTAACAGGAACACCAAGTTTGCTGAATTGGAGGAGAATCTGAAGAAAACAAGACTCCAAGCTACTCCTCCTGATCATCATTATGCTGGACCTGAATATGTGGATTGTGATTCTTGCACTGGGAGAAAACTCAAAGCTTTCAAgtcctgtctggtgtgtctggcCTCTTACTGTGAGATTCACCTACAGCCTCACTATGATGTAGCTCCATTAAAGAAGCACAAGTTGGTCCAAGCCTCTACAAAACTACAGGAGAAGATCTGCTCTCATCATGACAAACTACTGGAGATTTATTGTCTTACTGATGAGCAGTGTATCTGTTATCTTTGTATGTTGGATGAACATAAAGGCCATGATACAGTCTCAGCTGCATCAGCATGGACTGAGAAACAG aaacatttattggaaGAACATCAGAAATTCCAGTTGAGAatcaaagagaaagaggagaagattCAGGAACTGAGAAATGCATTGGACTCTCTTAAG CACTCTGCCCAGGCAGCAGTGGAGGACAGTGAGAGGATCTTTACTGAGCTGATCCACTCATTTAGGAAAAGACACTCTGAATTAAAGGAGCTGATCAGAGCTCAGGAGAAAGCTGAAGTGAGTCGAGCTGAAGGACTCTTGGAGCAACTGGAGCAGGAGGTCTCtgagatgaggaggagagatgttgaGCTAAAACAGCTCTCACACACGGAAGATAACATACATTTCCTCCAG aATTTTCAGTCTCTCAGTGTCGCTCATGGATCTGAGTATTTACTCAACATCACAATCTATCCAAACATCTGCTTTGAGCATGTGAAAAAATCAATTTCTGAACTAAATTAA